ttgtgctgctgaactgcagaCCTGAAgtttagcagtttgaatccgtgagacagggtgagctcctgtctgtcagctccagttcctgccaacctagcagctcaaaaacatgcaaatgtgagtagacaaatatgtactgctttggcggggaaAGGCAAAGAGACGTTCCAAACAATCTTGCCGGCCATACAACCAGAAGATTGGGAGtcgtcacaacatgaggaactgcattaaggggtcatggcattaggaaggttgagaaccactgtgttatatGGTTGAATTAATTAATATAACAAACAATTAAAGCTTAGgttgaggaagaattgtttaacaGATGGGGTTAAAGCTATATGTGTTTATTCAAAGTGGGGTGGAGGTGTACCTTGGTTTTGGGAAGAAAAATGAACACACTGAAGATGAAGAAATAGAAAAGAATGAAAGTTACCATTCATTAAATCATAGGGCACATCAAGAAAGGGCTTGCATTGACTCCCAGTCCTTTCCCACGATGCCCTTGATCCAGTCCAAATAGTTGAAGACTTTAGTGTAAAAGCCATACCCTTTGCCACACCCAATGCCCCAAGACACAATGCCTGTGGCTACCCACCGTTGGGTCACGGGGTCACGCACGGTCAAGGCCCCCCCACTGTCACCTTGACAGGTATCTTTCCCTTCATTAGGAGAGCCTGCACAAAACATGTTGGCCGTGAAGACTGGATCTTTCTTGTTAATCTTCTTCCCTTGCAACCACTCCTGACACAGCAGCCGATTGGCTACTGGGATTGGTGCATATTTCAGCTGGTTAGCAAGGATATTTTTCTCCACTCCAAAGCCACTAGCATAACCCATCCACCCTGGATCATAAAACGAATTGTTCCTTGGATCTGGGAGACAGACAGGGAGCACATTTGGGCCAAGGGTCACTGGGTCCCGCagctcaatgagtgcaatatCCCCATCAAAATTTTGCTCATCGTCAGGATTATAGTCTGGATGCACAAACAACCGGAGGACAGGCCGATTGCCGAGCTTGAAGAGGTCCGTCACTACGGTGTGACCCAGGAATATTTCAGCCTTCTCAGCCACCTCTTCAAGGCTCTGGGTCTCCTCAGAGTCACTTTGGCCTTTGGGGAACACAATGTGGGCAGCTGTCAGGATCCAGCGGTCACCCAGCAATGCCCCACCTGCGCGCCCAGAGATGATGGTCATGGCTTGCCATGGGAAGCTGCCAGGAGGTGCATTTTTGCCGCCAATTATTCGCTGGACTTCTATAATGGGGTTGTCTGGCATTCCACACACTGCAAAGGAAAGCAAAGTTCAGAAAGGCATCTGCATCCTACTTCtctgtgcccttccacacagccatataacccagaatatcaaggcaagaaatcccacaatatctgctttgatctggattatttgagtccacactgccatatactccagttcaaagcagaaaatgtgggatttcctgctttgatattctgggttatatggctgtgtggaagggccctcagctctGCAAACTCTCCCGGCTTTACTCTTACTTGTATGCCCTGCTCAAGTACTGGTATTGTCTTCCTTTTGCTTTTCACTTTTATTGATACACCTATTACTTTTGTCACATTTCTGCCTTCACATTACGGAACCAGAGGAGGGCACTGCAGGTATTGAAATGGCTGAAATCCCAGAGTGTTTTCAAGAATCAAAAGACTATATGTCTCCCCAACATCCATTCCCCCTTTACTGGAGATGGCAACtttagggcccttcaacacagtcatataacccagaatatcaaggcagataatccacaactactgctttaaactggattatctgagtcaacactgccatataatccagttcaatgtggatttttacagctgtgtggaagggaccttagtttGGTTTCCCCATATGGGCTTTCCTCAGTCCCTATGAGTTTGGCTGTTCATCAGACAACGAGTTAGTGAGATACACCTTTGCTTATTTCATGATCAAaggcttaccagctgttaggatttctgggagttaaaagcgaaaacacctggggacccataggttgagaaccactgtcttagagggaCGGGAGCAGCAATAGTATGGTTAATGATTGTTTCAATTACCTAAAATCTGCTCATGCCTTATCCACCTATCCTAACCTCTTTTATTGCTTGTCTATACAGGTCTAAAAACCTGGACTTCCACGTATCTACCACTATCTGTCTTCATGATACACAACAACTTTGGATGagtattctgttttgttttgtttttgcaggggggggggtaTCTAGTTTTGGTTTCTTTAGGCAAAATTGGGAATGTTCTGGAGTTTGGAATATCCCCTGACTTCGCCCAAAGTGGCCCAAATTGGATTgaaatttaatgtattttatgcagccttGCTCCTTAATTATAGCAGCTCACTGCTGCACTCATTCTATGCCAACTTGAGAAGAAAGAATATGGCGCCTCACTTACCTGGCAGGCAGACTGGAATCTCCTCCTGGTCATTTTCATCCTTCCAAGATCCCTGAGGAGAGCAGGTGTATGTATCTAAGGGAGGAAAtgagaagaatggaagcaaattCTGCAGAAATGTCACATAATCTATAGATCTTCCAATTCTATAGAGGAGAGTTTCTCAAatggtgctcctccagatgttttggacttcagctcccaccattcccaacagctggtaagatagctggggtttctgggagctgaagtccaaaacacttggaggagcacagtttgagaagctCTGCTATACAGGACTATAGTGCACAGGTGAGTTTCTTCCTGCTCCCAAAGCTTGGTCCAGATTTAGGTGAATAGCAGTGGTTTGGCAGCCTCTCCATCCCTCTTAAAATATGGAGTCAGGAATCTCCACTGAATGGGATGAACTCTGGTTCATGGAGGTATCTTCTAAACAAGATGGGGAGAAGAGTGTTAGTCCATGAGAGGAGTCATTCTGCTAGCTAAGGGAAGATCATGTCAGTATGATGTGGCATGGAAATACCCAGCTCCAGCACTCAGTAGTAGTTTGGCAAATTGTAGTTGATGGTTATGAGGTATCTCAACTCGTAGCTTCTCCTGATCACTAAATTTTATTTAGGGTATGTTGACTGTGGGATTTCCATTTGGCCCTTATATAGTTTATTTTCTATCTGCAGATGTTTGTTGAATAGGATCGAAGGAAGActatgagaaagaaagagggtgaAGACAAGGGGTGGGCAAGAAGTAAGAGAAAAAGGTAGGATCAAGGTAGGTAAACAAAAAAGAGGGAAGTGGACAAAATAAAAGGAGACGCGATCAATGAATTGTGCTTGGATGATGTCGCAAAAGGTAATAATTTAGGAAGGTACTTGTTGACAACAACTTCCACACTCTCACACCAGCATTCCTTGGGGATTCTAGGAGTTGCCATCCAAAACTAAACTTTGCAAGGCTCTGCAATTTATTTTGTTCCAGTTGCAGGGCAGTTGTTGTTGCTGCAGTTACACCTCTGCAAAATGACTCTaccacagtggttttcaacctctggttccccgggtgttttggcctacaactcgcagaaatcccatccagtttaccagctgttaggatttctgggagttgaaggccaaaacatctggggacccacaggttgagaaccactagtttagcAGCCCCTAGACCTGGTTGACAGCTTGGCTTAGTAACTGTTGATACCCCAGAGATTCCTAAACCTGATCCATTTTGAACAAAGCACACGGCACTCACAACACAGTTGGGATACCAAGAAAACAAGAGGGAAGCAGACATAGAGGCTATTGTTTCCTCTTTTCTACTTCCCAcgtgcattattttatttatttagaacatttataccccgtccttctcagcctccaaagagggactcaggatggcttccaacgggcaactattcaatgctgttacaatataataacataacataacataaaatacaattagcatacatttattttgtatcaaaagcattgcataaattagtataaaactgataaaaatagaaggtgcactggtggctaaatatcttttgaccaaaaatgggcaacagcgttatctgtagcctccaacaattcctcctctgtacacgaggcagggcacagtggacaagcatgcagatgcagagttgtctgttctgttccacagtcacacaaggtgtgggattcttttaggtagtgccattttgccaggttgtcttttgatctgcccaccccacttctgagtctattcagggacttccctgttgcccattcttggtttgcccctggaggaagaccctcgcgaggggggcatccagtttggatttcctggtttatacccagagggatatccttgctgttgcggggggacgccaagaggagtggtagttctcataaagcttttacttgatttgagtctactgggaggagactggtagccatgtagtgagtggttttcacagtgtttaaccttatttctctcacatttagcagcaacttcccgttgcacatgggggtgggggcaatgccagctagcttgtagagtttatcaacaggtatggatttaagacatcctgtgattattctgcatgtttcgttcaatgctacgTTCACCTGTTTTGCGTGGGCAGACTTATGTATTAGCATACATGtattagcatacattaaaaacagttataaatatacattaaaacagtttatcCGGTTCAAATGGTCATCCAAATCAGTCTACTGCGGTCCACTAAAAccttatcttcaccagtaaatcagtctattctgcaaacgcttgatcccacagccaggatttgagtttcttccagAAGATCAGGAGagatggggcagatctaatctcataagGGAGGGAGATCTgcagccgtggggccaccacggagaaggccctgtctctcatccccaccaacgcgactgcgatggtggtgggaccgagagcaggcctcgccagatgatcttaaggtccttggtggtaTGTAGGGGGAGAAACGTATGAACAGATAAACATTAACAGCATTTGCATCCACCACACCCTGCCTATGTTTTTAAGGCAGAAATGACCTATGATGGAAAGAAACTCCATTGCAGCCTTTGCAACTTCTGCCAagcatgaaaaaaaaagaatgctcaAGTTACACCTTGTACTGCCCTGATGTTAAATGGCCCttgtggaaggaaagaggaggtgcCATCAGGGTATTCCCCAAACAGAGCAGGACGGGGAGGGATATAAATGCCATGGTTCTTGATACACCAGAACTTACCACTTCCTGTGTTGGTGACCAGATGGTAATACGGTGCATTACAGCGGTACCTGACAACGGACTGATAGTTGTTATTTCTTTTCTGTGACACGTAATCAAAAGCTCCATTCTTCAGGGTTCTAGGTTTGCCACAATTCACAACTACAAGATAAAACAGAAAGTAAAAGGGGAGGTGAGCACAGGCAGTCCCAAAGGTgcaaacaagacaggttctgtatctttgttcttaagtttgttcttaagttttatttggaacaggtacatttttaagtgtaacctccaaccaaaaatatatattttttagttGTGGAtcacataggaaagggttaacacccctgtggcttttgttttgctgtttcagcccctgttcagaagatttcaccttactttctgtccctgtgataattagattttgaaaaaaatggcttattgtggatacaaggattggtgagaaagcttcagtgaagacacttttcccccatgataacttttccaggagtgaatttcccgcCTGAGGGAACTATTTCACTCaactcctgttgtctcactcccgttcTTACCAATATATCATTTGTCACTTGGTGATTGCCTGTATTTCTTTTGCAAATCTCTCCGAGATCAAATGTTATCATAACCCAGCACCAGCACTCAGTGGTAGTTTGGCAAACTGTAGTTAATGGGTATGAAGCATCTCAACTCTGCCACCAACAATGCATTGTTAATTGTGTGATTCCCTCTGATGctattttgcttttgcttttttaagggggggggggagtgaaagaGGGACATTTCCCTATCTTGCTAGTTATCCATTGACAATCACACGACTTAAATTGCTTTCTCATTCATAGGTAAAAGGATAAAGTATGCCTGTAACAATCAGAAAAAAAACAAGCAGCTTACAGAGGGTGGAACTTGTCTCTCATTTTTTAGGGTTCTTACCAAATGTtaatcaaactgcaggaaaatattttatttgtaaagtGATTGCAAAAATCATAGGATGTATTTCGCATTTCCTGGGGTAAGAAATGAACTCCAAGTGGGTATCTTCCATATGGAAGATAACaacttgttggaaatagcaaccttcttcaagcctccactagtaatttgttttgtatatgatcatgtttgcttactgtattgtatatatatatgttttggtatgcagctttcccattattctatttttcttgagattgtgggaggggctgcagaccacatgttCCGATcagactgctcagagctcaggctccattttcaagggcagatgccattagactttggactgtaaagagcaaactcatgttgctgttgattgtaagGAAAATGCCCTGTGTTATTTccacagagaaaccacttcaaatccatctgtaactggattgacaaatTATGTACatttatgctgaacacatgagtaaaccagatatgttactttttttaaaccaagtctactttatttttgtcttttgagaGCATAATATAGGGGTATTGAAAAGAATATTTTGAAGAACtgttatgtttttgtgcattggcataatgcCTAtttctaacagatcagagacaaccaggttatcagtctaacacaggtatgggcaaacgctGGCCCGAGGACCGGATATGGCCCATTGTGCTCTTTCCtcagctctcctctctctcaccatcctatccttccttctctctttccttcctccttcctttcctctttcaccttctcttctaTCCTttagtcctttcttccttctctcttccctccctccctccctccctcccttcctgccatccatccatctatccttcccttccacccttttatccttctctccttccatcccttttgtctttccttcctttcgatgttcttcctccttacctccctcccgtcccttcttctttctccttccatccgtccctaccaccctccctccctcccttttgtctttctttccttctctctttcctttattcttcctttccctccctccctccctccctccctcccttccttccttctctttaaccctttcttccatcctctttttccttccatccttcttttccacagtttcatccttctttccttcccttttgtctttccttccctgtttccttcctccttccccctctctctttttcttcttccacccttcacttcctccttctgtccttccttccttctctcttcccttcctccttctcttccttccttccttccatcactgggcagcctgTTTTCCTAGCAGGGAAtgctagcatgcagcccccaagttacaaagtttgcccatgcctggactaacaGCTGAAAGtgaaattgccttgcataagtacatgtggatattatataccactaaagattttactcaaacaagtctctggaagatcatattttacaaaaggttatgattttcaaatggttgtgaatgccattttactccaaaaggttatggtgattctgtttttccaaaaggttatgatctctaaaaggtcatgcctttccaaaaggacTCAACCAGCCATGATGCATATTTACCTCTATCAGTAGTGTGATATGTAGATGTTTGCATAGGACAGTTTTCCCACTGCAAGATACTTCAACACCTAGTTATTCACTGGCAATCACAACCCTTTAAACTGGTTTCTCATCCAACAGTGAAATCATAAAGAATTCCTGTGCCTACGTCTAAAGAACAGAGCATCCTGGGAGCTATTTTAACCAAACAAAGCAAGAGCCAATAAAAGTTATCCCTTCCCTGATAATTCTTCACACTCACACCACACTCACATTAAACCAGAAGTTAAGGGGAATGCAAATTCCCACATTGACCTGATTTTTTATTCCACCATAAGACAAagttaccataagtcaaagttgacttgatagcaATTAAGagtaacattaaaaaaatactatCCCCTTAAAAATCATTCTGCACACAGAGTGGGAACCTTTCATGAGAAATGTTCAAAAGGGCAGTAGGAaaccaaataaatatattttaagaaattGAAAATACATTGGATTGCATGCTCCCATTTAACCCATATCTCAAAATTTCCCGGAATTTCCTATATAATACGATCAGCAATCTGGGCCCAATTGAAAGCAACAGTAGAGAGAGTCTGCTACTCACTTTCACACCGTGGCATAGAGCGGTGCCAGGTCCCATCATCTTGGCAGACCGAGGTGAAGGATGACAGTTTCTTCCGTCCCTACTCCGGAGAAAGCAACAGAGAATCAGCCTAGCCCATGGGATCTTTTTAAGTCTATCTCCAGCCCTGATGATTAAAGGCCACATGGGACATGACATGGAGTGCTGCAGAAGATGCCTGtgcgcttttttaaaaaaaaatgtgtctaGGACAATGAGAAGGGAGACCATTTTCATAATGAGTGTAGGACAGCATAAGGGCTGTGAGGATAAACATCTCTTGTTTCTTCTGCCAATGAAAAATCCCTCAACCCAGTGCTTCAATGTGTATCAATAACAGGTTTCTCCTCTTCTAGGGTAGATTTTAATTAGGCTTATGGATGGTTGCCCCAATTCCTAAAATTAAGCTGTGGTTAATCAAAGTGCTGTTGATTTTAATGAGTTTGCTATgaactaagggtacatctacactgtataattaatttaattttacaaggtctttagccttctctgtcaaagagttttggtgcctcatcaaagtataacttccataattccacagcattgagctatgactgtTAAATtaacgtcaaactgcattaattctatagtgtaaacttgtctgaatgtatcttccccctatgaaccatcttggaggttaagattgtctggggaggccctgctctcgattccaccccCCTCGCAGGTGCaactagtggggatgagagacagggcatttttggtgg
This genomic interval from Anolis sagrei isolate rAnoSag1 chromosome 2, rAnoSag1.mat, whole genome shotgun sequence contains the following:
- the C1R gene encoding complement C1r subcomponent encodes the protein MFPLLLLSLQGAFLFGAASPLPTSKKLYGEVTSPNFPKPYPDNNISTWDISVPKGFRVKLNFWQFDLEPSEACQYDYVKITADKKDLGRFCGQIDSSTGNHPRKREFFSAGNRMQLLFHSDFSNEENGVVVSYKGFLAYYQAVDLNECAQRNDIEDGPQCQHFCHNYVGGYFCSCRPGYRLQSDRHSCKVDCSNELFTEPSGHLSSPGYPQPYPAELQCNYSIRVEKGTSITLQFLEPFEIDDHPQVRCPYDQLKIQIGNKIIGEFCGTVPPKSIETNSSSVDILFFTDESGFSRGWKIQYSTERIRCPQPVTKDEFTIIKEPQPVYRFQDYFIVNCQTGYNLMEGRKKLSSFTSVCQDDGTWHRSMPRCEIVNCGKPRTLKNGAFDYVSQKRNNNYQSVVRYRCNAPYYHLVTNTGSDTYTCSPQGSWKDENDQEEIPVCLPVCGMPDNPIIEVQRIIGGKNAPPGSFPWQAMTIISGRAGGALLGDRWILTAAHIVFPKGQSDSEETQSLEEVAEKAEIFLGHTVVTDLFKLGNRPVLRLFVHPDYNPDDEQNFDGDIALIELRDPVTLGPNVLPVCLPDPRNNSFYDPGWMGYASGFGVEKNILANQLKYAPIPVANRLLCQEWLQGKKINKKDPVFTANMFCAGSPNEGKDTCQGDSGGALTVRDPVTQRWVATGIVSWGIGCGKGYGFYTKVFNYLDWIKGIVGKDWESMQALS